Genomic window (Candidatus Gracilibacteria bacterium):
TGATGTATGCAGACTTTTTGATATATGCACCGAATGATTCTCCGATATTTACATAGCGTGATTGAGAGATTTTCGCAGCTTGGTATGTAGAAAGTTTTTCTGTGAGGCTTTTTACAAAATTCGACTTCAATGTCTCAATATCACTGTCTTTTGCACCTTCAGGAGTGGCAAATCCTGCTTCTACTACAAATGAACTCGTCCCAGCGATTCCATATACAGTCACATCATTGATGACTTCTTTTCCATCGAAAAGCGTTTCTTTCTTGATACTTTGGGCATATTCCTTTGCTGATTGTTCAGCGTTGTTGGCATCACCTCCAGTAGTACTATATTCTATCTGAATTCCTCCCGTCATATCGATTCCCAGATTCACTCCGAGAACAAAAGGAGCAACAAGGGAAATGAGCGAAAGTCCAATGGCAATTCCATAGAATTTGAAGCGATTTTTCGTGAAAGAGAACATGAGATAGTGATTAGTGATTAGTGATTAGTGATTAGTGATGAGTACGGATATCACGAGCAAAACAAGTTTTACTCGCTATCAATTACCATTCACCAATTTCCACCCATTTATACGATGAAGTATATAAAAGTCAAAAGAAACCACATGAAATACCTTGCAGATTCTCTCCTCTTAGGGTATACTCACTTTTATAGCATTCGCCACATTTCCTGTTATCCTTGCCGTTATGCAGTACAAGATTCCCATCCAGATCGAAAATGAAGACACCATTGTGGCTGGACTTTCACTGAGGCAACTGGCTATCATGATGCTCTGGTGAGGAGTTGCATATGGTGTATTTCAGAAACTCGTTCCCAATATGGGACAGACAGGCGCGCTTATCATTGCTGTTCCGATTGCTATTGCTGGTATCATTATTGCATTGGTAAAGGTTTCTGAGATGACATTTCTTCCTGTCGTTCTTTCGATTATGCGTCTTTCTCTGAATTCCAAGTCGCGCATGTGGTCGGTAGGAACAGATAGTTATGGAGATCTCGAGGTGGGATATGTAACACTTCCAACACAAAAAGCTGATGCAGAAAGCAATAAATCTCTCGAGACTCGTATGAGTGAGAATGAAGAAGCAACAGAAAAAATCCTCAAACTCTAATTCCCTGTTTTCTCTTATGGCTGATAAAACCACAAAATCTGTACAAACTGGAAAAAAACCACAAAAAGATTCGAGTACACAACGGTATCTTCCTTTTTCCGAGATTCGAGACAATCTCATCATGATGAAGGATGGTTCTTCGCGTATGGCACTTCGTGTGCATGCGATGAATTTTAATCTGAAGAGTACCGAAGAACAGGATGCAATTCTGATTTCGTATCAGCGTTTCCTGAATTCTCTGAATTTCCCGATTCAGATTGTTGTCCGTTCACTGAAGGTAGACATCGAAGCGTATATCAACCGCCTCAAAAATCTGGCTCTGAAGCAGCAAAATACACTGCTTCAAGAACAGACGTATAAGTACATTGATTTTCTCATGAATCTGGTCGATCTGGCTCAGATTATGAAGAAAGAATTTTATATTATTATTCCATTCGATTTCGAGAGCAATGAGAGTGTACGAAAAACCGATATGTTTGGGATTTTCCGTTCTTTCTGGTCTGCACTTTCTCAGGAGGAATCGATCGCAGATATTCGTAGTAACCGCATTCGTCTCGAGAAACTCAAGAAATGAAATTTCGAACGACTTTCTACTGCGAAAATGAGTCTCGAAGCGATCGGACTCAAGGCAGAACCACTGAATAAAGAGGAGCTCATCAAACTCATCTATAATTATTACAATCCTCGTCTTCGTACAGAGAACAATC
Coding sequences:
- a CDS encoding PrgI family protein, whose product is MQYKIPIQIENEDTIVAGLSLRQLAIMMLWGGVAYGVFQKLVPNMGQTGALIIAVPIAIAGIIIALVKVSEMTFLPVVLSIMRLSLNSKSRMWSVGTDSYGDLEVGYVTLPTQKADAESNKSLETRMSENEEATEKILKL